The sequence below is a genomic window from Deltaproteobacteria bacterium.
TTAAATAAAGAAACCACACTCGGACGCTCCAAGAGACTCTCAGACAGGGTCTTTGAATCAAGCGGTTTTCGCTTTTGCAGCACCGCGCCCAAGGCTTCAATGATTTCTGCCGCCAGAAAACGAACCTTTTGACCAGTTTCATCCGTCATATTCAAACCTTAAAGGGAACCGAAAAGGCTTGGTCGGTTCTGGGCCATTTATGCACCGCGGGAAAAATTGAAGCGCCCTGCCCTGCTCCGGCCTCATCTCAGCGCATCAAGTGATCGTGGAGTTCGGTCAGGACGTCTTGGACCCCGCCGTTCCATTTTTTCTTGAGTCTGCTTACCGTCTCGTCAACCTGCTGAAAGAGCGCCGGTCGGGTCATATCCAGGACCCCGTTGTAAAGGCCCATGACCCGCCCGACCTGATAGTTCAGGCATTCTTCTTCATCAAGGTCGAGGTAGCGGTCAATCGCGGTCAGGATGCGTTCTTTATCCTGAGGTAGCCGTCCTTCCACGTCCTGGAGCATGTTGCCGATATGGTCGCTGACCAGGTAACTGTTGATTCCTTCTAAATTTTCGACAAGGAGCCGGATTTCTTCCACGGTTTCGCTGGGGGTCCGGAGTTCAAACTCACCGGCTTCGATGAGCTGATAAAGCGGGAGCGTTTCTCGGACGTGGAGCGTGCGCAGCCGGATAAAATGGGGGTTGATGGCGTTCAGGACGCGAGCCGTTTCAACGGCGTGCTCCTTCCACATGGCCCGGCCGCCCAGGCCCGGCATATAGTATTCAGACAGTTCCATGCCCGCCTCGATGATCTTTTGGCCGCCTGTGATGTGGCCTTCAGCCTTGACTCCCTTTTTCATGAGCTTGAGCAGGGGGTCGTACCCGCTTTCAAGGCCGATATGCACGCGGCTCAAACCGGCTTTTCTCATCTTTTTCAGGTCTTCCAGGTCTGTGCGGGCCGCGGTCTGGGATCGGGCGTAGGTGGTGATACGGCTGATGCCGGGAATCTTCTCGTTGAGGTAGTCGAGCATGGCTGCCAGGTCGTCGGCCTTTAACATGAGGCTGTTGGCGTCCTGTAAAAAGACGGCCTGGGTGCCGTAGTAGAGCCAGGCCACCACGGAGAGGGCACTGTAGTCCAGGCCCGGCTGGTCAAAGAAATGTTGCGCCACCTCGCCGGTTACCTGGCCGGAGTGGCCCATCTTCCATGACAGCGCCTTGGCTTGATTGACGATTTCAGCCACGGTGTCAATATCAGCCTTGACCTCGTCCACGGTTCTGCGCTCGAATTTACCCCTGGCCCTGTAAGTCGTGCAAAACAGGCACTGGTTCCAGTTGCAGTTGCGGGTGACTCTCAGGAGAAGACTTCGCGCTTCACTTGGCGGGCGAATGGGACCCTGTTCAAAGGCGAGATGTTTCATAATATTCGTTCAGATGTCAGCCTGCTGTTTAATAAATTATTCATCATCATCCGGGTCTGATTTTGATAAGACCGGAAACTTCATGAACGGCACCCCCTCCTGGCGCAGCATCTCCTCCTCCTGTTCGGTGCTCACGCCGCGGATGCTCCGGCTTTCAGCCACCTGGTAATGGATCTTCAAGGCCTCTTTGGCAAAGTCAGCCCCGACATTTTCAAAGTTTTTTTCAATGAATTGTGACAAGGCCTGCTCAGGAGAAGATTGGCGTTCTGGCGCCTGACTCGGTTCGCGGTGACGCGCGATGCCAAAGGCGGAAGGCGCGCGGCTCACTTCAGTCGAACCGCAAGCCGGACAGGAAATCAGGCCTTTTTCCTTTTGCTGCTCATAGGCCTGAGCGTTTTCAAACCAGCCTTCAAAGGTGTGGCCCTGGTCGCATTTCAAGTCATAAGCAATCATAAAGTCAAGGATACCAATTTTTTAATGATTTTACAAGACGCAGGCGGGGATAATCCCTTAAAGCTCCTCCCGGAGCTGATTCACCACGCGCCGAATCATAGTTGCCTGTTCACCCTGCGGGTTGAGGGCCAGGTAATCCTCCCAGGCCTTGAGGGCCGCTTTTTTATCATTGAGGTCGTGCAGTAAAACGATACCGAGGTTTAAGGCTGAATTCTGGTGCAAAGGATCGGCCTTTCTGGCCTGGCCCAGAAGCGACACCGCTTTCTTAGGGTGGCCGGTGCGGCGAAAGACAATGGCCAGGTCTGTCAGGACGTTGGGGTCGTCGGGTCTGATTTTAAGAGCCATCTGATAGTATCTGGCCGCTTGATCGTAAAGATCGTGATCAAAACAGAAATTCCCGGCCTCAACCAGGGTTTCGAAATTGGCAGGGTCGGCCTGGACGCGCTGCTCAAGTTTAGCCAGTCTGGATTGAAGCGCTTCAGAAAGGGCCTGAGCCGGTCTGGCGGCTGTCCTCTGTTCCGGGCCGAGTCCCGGGGGCGGCCCCTTATAGGCCGCCCAGATCAGCCCGGCCACAAAACCTATGGCAAAGGCCACCATGACCGCTATGACAACGCTGGACTTCTTCATGCCCTAGGTTATTTCTTTCTTGTCAGCGCTTGAAGAAAGGCGGCGCACCAGGGTCATGGCAAAGTTTTTGAAAAAAAGAAGCTGAATTGACTCCGCGGACTTGTTGAGCAGGGTGGCGCTGATCTTCATCAGGATGCAGTCCGTATTCGCGACCACCGTGGCGACGCGGGCCTGGTTGGCGATATAGGACATCTCGCCAAAACATTCTCCCACGCCAATCGAGGCGATGTTTTCGCTGTCTTTCATGACTTTGGCCTTGCCGCTCAGGATGATGAAAAAGGTATCGTCAATATCCCCCTCAGAGACGATGACCTTGCCAGAGGCGGCCTTGACAATGTCGCTGGTAGCGACCAGCTCCCTGACCTGATCCTTGGAGAAGTGCCGAAAAAACGGAACCTCGTGCACAATCTCAACCACGTCCTTTTCCTTCCTGACGCTCCCGGTGATATTACTGATGGCCAGC
It includes:
- a CDS encoding radical SAM protein, with translation MKHLAFEQGPIRPPSEARSLLLRVTRNCNWNQCLFCTTYRARGKFERRTVDEVKADIDTVAEIVNQAKALSWKMGHSGQVTGEVAQHFFDQPGLDYSALSVVAWLYYGTQAVFLQDANSLMLKADDLAAMLDYLNEKIPGISRITTYARSQTAARTDLEDLKKMRKAGLSRVHIGLESGYDPLLKLMKKGVKAEGHITGGQKIIEAGMELSEYYMPGLGGRAMWKEHAVETARVLNAINPHFIRLRTLHVRETLPLYQLIEAGEFELRTPSETVEEIRLLVENLEGINSYLVSDHIGNMLQDVEGRLPQDKERILTAIDRYLDLDEEECLNYQVGRVMGLYNGVLDMTRPALFQQVDETVSRLKKKWNGGVQDVLTELHDHLMR
- a CDS encoding DUF1178 family protein, with translation MIAYDLKCDQGHTFEGWFENAQAYEQQKEKGLISCPACGSTEVSRAPSAFGIARHREPSQAPERQSSPEQALSQFIEKNFENVGADFAKEALKIHYQVAESRSIRGVSTEQEEEMLRQEGVPFMKFPVLSKSDPDDDE
- a CDS encoding tetratricopeptide repeat protein, with the protein product MKKSSVVIAVMVAFAIGFVAGLIWAAYKGPPPGLGPEQRTAARPAQALSEALQSRLAKLEQRVQADPANFETLVEAGNFCFDHDLYDQAARYYQMALKIRPDDPNVLTDLAIVFRRTGHPKKAVSLLGQARKADPLHQNSALNLGIVLLHDLNDKKAALKAWEDYLALNPQGEQATMIRRVVNQLREEL